agagagagagagagagagagagagaataggaaTATCGGAGAATGAAACATTCCTTGGGATAAATAGCCTCCCCTTTAAGCCACTGGAACCAAGCCCAATGAAAGCCCAAACAACTGTAATAAATATAACTAAATCCAACTATAAATATAGATTAGTATTACACCCCCAAGAATCTTGCCCGCCAATTCTATCTTTCAATTCCCAACAGAACCATTTTGTATTGATCCGAAATATTTAGTCCCCCCGTCTGAGAAATCTCTTTTATTTTACTAGTGCGTCCATGTGGAACCATGATCACTAAGAATCCCCAATTGAGAGTTTTGTtggctttcttcttcttcttcttctttaaaattgaaaacctATACACATGCATGTTCTACAGTCTTGATTCTTCTACTCAGAGAAAAGTCTGTCTTTGATCACCCTGGCCGCAAAAGCCCGGGAACCCGATTTCGGAATCCGGGGAAGAACTATTCCACAGTACTAGAAATCCAAAAATGTGGGAAATTTGGGTTTATGTTGTTGGTGGTGGGTTGTTGTTTGGAGCTTGCATCGCGGTTGCAGCGGCCTACTTGTTGATCCAAGGGAAGAAGAAGGACCAGGTTTCAGGTAAAATGGCGGATTTGGAGCTGCAGCAGCTCGGCCTCAGCATCCGAACCACGAGCGACAAAAAGGTCTCGCTCGACCACTGTTCCCTCGACGGTAGCCTCCAAGGTCAGGCCACAAACAGTGCCGCAACGCCGCGCAAGATGCCGTTCGAGAACTACACGATGGACGAGCTGAAGAAGGCGACGGACGACTTCAGCTCGTGCAATCTGATCGAGGGGTCCGTCTTCCACGGCCGCCTCAACGGGAAGAACCTGGTGATCAAGCGCACGAAGACCGAGACCCTCTCGAAGATCGAGTTCGGGCTCTTACGCGACGCCACCCATCGCCACCACCCCAACATCGTTAAGGTGATCGGGACGTGTTCGGCAGACGGCCCCGATTCGTTCCTGGTCTTCGAGTACGCCAAGAACGGGTCCTTGAAAGACTGGCTCCACGGTGGGAAGGCGATGAAGAGCCACCACATCGCCTCCTGCTACGTCTTCCTGAACTGGAACCAGCGTCTGCGGATATGCCTCGACGTAGCCACGGCGTTGCACTACATGCACCAGATAATGATCCCGAGTTAcatccatggaaacataaagAGCCGGAACATATTTCTGGACGACGAATTCAACGCGAAGGTGGGGAATTTCGGCCTGAAGAGGTGCGGTCACGATACCGAGGATCAAAAGACTTGGAGCAAAGGGTACTTGGCGCCGGAGTACGTCCACCACGGCGAGATATCGCCGAGCATGGACATCTTCGCTTACGGCGTGGTTTTGCTCGAGGTGTTGTCGGGGGAGAAACCCATTACTTGCGGGAACAAGAAGGGAGAAGAGGGTATTTGGCTGTCCGAAAAAATCAAGTTCATTTTGGAGTCAGAGGACGCGGAGGAGCTGAGGGAATGGATGGACAAGGCGTTGGGCGAGGACTACTCGTTCGATGGGGCTGTCAAGTTGGCTTACATCGCCCGGGCATGCGTCGAGGAGGAGCCGACGTTAAGACCGGCCGCCGGAGAGATCGTGGAGGTGGTGGCAAGATTGGTGGCGCAGTTGCCGTATGGAGAGGAATTCTCAGTTTGTGAAAGCTCTTCCCAGCCTCTGGTCCTTGGTTAACAGTAGTTTGTACGAATAGAGTATGGGACATGTGGTACCCGGTGCGtgtccgagctgtccaaaataTGTTTGGATGGCCTAGGTCCAAACACCATTTTTCCTCCTCAGTCGaacactctctcttctctttatCTCTAATCttaaccgtccaaaacacgtttgaacgACTCAGATGCGCTGGGCACCACATGTCGCATAtcctatttgcacccaaaaaaatttcctgGCAAACCACTACATTGGAGGGATACTTTTTTCACCTAAAAATTATTCTCGGATTACTTGTCCCATCCCTCCCCTGTGACAATAACCCACATATGCAGGATAAAAGGGTACTCACTCTAGATTAGCTATCCCGGATTAGGCTATCAGAAGCAGGATTAACAATCCTATGATTCCTATCCCGGATTAGGCACGAGTCTTGATAGTGAAGATCGAACCAAAGTCAAAGAGAACAGCATAAGCTCTAGACTTTTTGACCTCTTGACTATGTAGGATCCTGTTTGTAAATTATAGTAAGCcatatttgaaataaaattttgcCGGTTCTGCATTATATATACTctgtttccttttccttttggccccgtttgataaccatATTAGCTTTTGGGATTAGATTACCAATCTCATGGGACTATTAATACTGTGTTTGGTAACCAAAAATGAGTTGGATTACTAGTCCTTAGGACTAGCAAGCCGGGGATTAGGGGGTATTAGGAATACCCTGGGGGAGATGGTATTAATAGTCCAAACTCAACccattctcattatcaatccattctcattactaATTCCTTCTATCAAtctaatctcatcatctaatcccatctcaaacaaacatgatattaataatcccatcatccaattccatctcaaacaaacatactcattatgaatcccttctcattatcaattccttctcattaccaatcacTATCCTAATCCCATCTCCTAACGAATCTCACCCATCTATCATTGTTATTAAACGGGGCCTTTGTGTATTGTTGCGAAGGAACCAGCTCTTTTCCGGTTAGGAAAAACAGATTGTACCGGTCTAGTTTAGGATTTTTTGTCCGGACTCATTTCGATGATCCAGATCATTTATTTGCTGAGTTAATCGAGTAGTTCTACCGTgcgaaaaaatgaaaagaccaTGTCAATTGAGTATCAATCAACACAATATTAGACAACCGGTGAAAATCCGTCAAACTACTGATCCAGTACAAACCAATTCAAACcgaataatttggtttggttttttagtagtGTGGTTTgattccgccgttccggtttaaaaaaattgaaaaccgtGTTAAATGATTTGGTTTATGAATTTATGTTAATGATTTTGGTTCCAAACCAATTCGAACCGTATATTTATATAACTCATTTAATATAGATACACCAAGAATACATGAGAGTTATATATAATCAACTAATTTCCTAAATTAATAATCTATTCAATCCACCATTCTATTTAGTATTCATTTACTGCCAACAAATTTTAGTAtaaacttctatatatcacaactcatTCCTATAATTGTGGTACACCAAAAGCACATGGAGTATAAATATATAATGCTTCATTCAGTGAATAGTGATTTCACGGTTCAATTAATTCTTAAATTTTCCtatatttttataaatgaaaaaaccAATTCTTAGTTATCTCCACAAttttgagtactttaaataGTTTACGAAGATGATATCTCAGTTTCAAGTAAACCGTAGTTCGAAACCGAAATCGAACCGCAGTCTAATGGTTTGGATAGGTTTGGTCctatattttttgtggattggtttgatttttcaaatttataatCCATAGATagtggtttggttcttggtttactatgagtccaaaccaaactaatccggtccatgctcacccctagttTATAATTTGAGAGCTTAAAAAGTGCGAACACTATTAGAAGTGTGGTTTTGTAaacttttacaaatatttttagcaGTTTTACTACGTTCTGTGAATTTGGGATGCCACAACTTCCTGAAAATACTTCGGATACAATAGCCTCTTTTTCTTAAATTTATGAGAATTCTTTTTGGATAACTTCGGGTATATGGGCCAGTTTACGTAATTATGTGTACCTCGACTAATTGGTAGGAACCCAATCATATCGTTCAGCAAGTGGAGTTTGACTAATTCACTAGGACCCAATCCCACCATTTTAGCAAGTGGAGTGATACCTCATTGGTAGGCACCATTTATTTTCATCCGTTAGAGTTAGTTTTAATTCTCACTAATTACAACTAACACTTCTTGTCCTTCAATAACAAAAATCCCACCAGACTTCACTTGTAGATTGTTTGATTAAAGCCGATGCAAAGCTCCATATAAACTGATCGCATAATAGTTGATAGTACCTGTGAGATTTCGAACCTAACGTGGCCTGTGGGCAAACTCCACCTTGACTACCAAAATT
This DNA window, taken from Rhododendron vialii isolate Sample 1 chromosome 8a, ASM3025357v1, encodes the following:
- the LOC131336110 gene encoding protein LYK2-like, whose protein sequence is MWEIWVYVVGGGLLFGACIAVAAAYLLIQGKKKDQVSGKMADLELQQLGLSIRTTSDKKVSLDHCSLDGSLQGQATNSAATPRKMPFENYTMDELKKATDDFSSCNLIEGSVFHGRLNGKNLVIKRTKTETLSKIEFGLLRDATHRHHPNIVKVIGTCSADGPDSFLVFEYAKNGSLKDWLHGGKAMKSHHIASCYVFLNWNQRLRICLDVATALHYMHQIMIPSYIHGNIKSRNIFLDDEFNAKVGNFGLKRCGHDTEDQKTWSKGYLAPEYVHHGEISPSMDIFAYGVVLLEVLSGEKPITCGNKKGEEGIWLSEKIKFILESEDAEELREWMDKALGEDYSFDGAVKLAYIARACVEEEPTLRPAAGEIVEVVARLVAQLPYGEEFSVCESSSQPLVLG